CAGGTTGTTGCGTTCAGTCGGGTCCGCGACGAGGTCGTAGAGTTCGCGGTCGGGCCGGGGACTCAGGATCGTGTCGCCGAGAACCCGTCCGGGTGGGCTGTCGGCAATATCCCACGGCAGGTCCAACAATGGCCGTGCCGCGTAATTCTCGATATAGCTGTATTCCTTTGTGCGGACGGCGCGAATGGGGTCGAAAGAATCGTGATAGGTCTTTGTGGTGTATACCTCGGAACGAACTTCGTCCGTATCTGTCGAGGTGGCCGTGAGGTTGCTGGCGTGGGACAGCCCCTCGATATCGGCGGGGATGTCGACGCCGAGCAACTCCAGCAGGGTGGGCAACAGGTCGACCCCGCTGAACAACTCGTCGTAGCGGCGCGGGGCCACGCCGGAACCCCGCGGCGGACGCACGATGAGTGCGATGCCGGTACCGGCGTCGTACAGCGTCGACTTGGCCCGCGGTAGCGCCGGTCCGTGGTCGGTCATGAAGACCACCCACGTGTTCGCGTCGAGGCCTGCGGCGGCCAGCGCGTCGAGCAGCTCGCCCACCTTCGCATCGGCGACCGCGATCGAACCGTAGAACTCGGCGAGGTCCTCCCGCACCTCACCGGTATCGGGCAGGTAGTCGGGGACCGCGACGGAGGTCGAATCGGCCGGCTCGTACCGGTCACGCGGATACGGGCGATGCGTCTCGAAGAATCCGGTGGTCAGCAGAAAGGGTTGTCGGGGCGCGTCCGCCAACCAGGCAGTGGCCTGTTCGACGACGTACTCACAGAACGAGTTAGACACGTCGAACTCGTGGTAACCCAGGTTGGCCGGATAGGACGTCTCGTGTTGCATTCCGAACAGTGCTGTGTGCCAACCTGATTCGGCAAGAATGTGAGGCAGGGTGCGCACCCCGGCGCGGTACTCCCACCCGTGATGGGCCAGGCCCACCAGGCCGTTGCTCTGCGGGTACCGGCCGGTGAACAGCGATCCTCGCGATGGTGAGCACAGCGGCGCGGTGGCGTGGGCACGGGTGAACAGGACCCCCTCGGCGGCGAGCTGGTCGAGGTGCGGGCTGGCCACGTCAGAGCGGCCGTAGACACCGAGGTAGCGCCCGAGGTCATGCCAGTGCACGACCAACAGGTTCTGCTGTTGCGGGGCGGTCACGTCACATCCTTTCGATCCACTCTACGACCGAACAGGCTGAACCTTGAGTCTGCAACCGTTTGGCTCATCGAGAGCTGCTTATCGGTGGCGGGGTCGTCGGTAGGGTGGGGGCCATGCCGACCGCCACCGACCCCGCTGCGGTCAGCGGCTATGAGGCCCGCTGGGAGCAGCACAACACCGAGCGTCGTGCCCAGATCCTTCAGGCGGCGGTCGCGCTGATCGAGGAGAACCCGCCGGGCGCGGAGATCTCCATGGTCCGGATCGCCGACCGTGCCGGGGTGGCGAAGTCGGTGGTGTACCGGCAGTTCGCCGGCAAAGAAGAGCTTGAGCGCCGCGTCCGGTCCTTTGTGTTCGACGATTTCGCGGCAATCCTGGACACCAACCTCGACGTCAGCAACGGCTCACTGCGTGACATCCTGACGCGCACCGTCGCGGCGGTGGCCGACTGGATGCTGGATCATCCGCGGCTCGACGAGTTCGTCCGGCGCGGGCCGACGTTCGGCAGCGACGATTCGCTGGATGCGGTCAGTGAGCTCAAGCTCCGCATGACCAGGCAGTCCGAAGGCATCATCGCCAACATCGCACAGACCATCGGGGTGGATGACAGCGCGTTCAAGACTGTCCCGTTCGCGGTGGTGACCATGGTGGAGGCCACCTTGTCGGCGTGGATCCGCGGTGCGGCGCCTGAGCGGTCCCGAGAAGAGATCGTGACGCACCTGGCCGATTTCGCGTGGTACGTCCTGGACGGCGCCGCCCGCGCGAGTGGATTGGAGATCAACCGCGACGACGAGCTGACATCGGTGATCGCCGCGCTGACCAACGGTCAGGCCAGCAGTCCGGCGTTGTAGTCGGCGACGAGGCTGCGGACGGTCTCCTGGGCGCAGGACTTGTTGGTCCCGATGAATCCGGTCGGTCCGCGCTTGATCCACCCGGTGACATACGCCCCGCGGGTCTGGGGCACCCGGCCATCCTGGTGGGGCACCGTGGCGGTGGCCTCGTCGAACGGCAGGCCCGCCACCGGTCGGCCGCGATAGCCGATGGAGGTCAGCACCAGGCCGGCCTCGATGATCCTTTCCCGTCCAGTGGATTTCAGGCGGGTGGAACCGTCGGGTGCGGCGATCAGTTCGTTGTGGACGAATTCGACCCCGGTGGCCGCTGTCTGGCCGAGGATCGCGGTCGGCGACAGCAGGTACTCGAACACGATCCGGCGATTGCCCGCACTGCGCGGAGCCGCGCGCAAAATCGCGGCCCGCGGATCGGACTCCGGCAGGGTTCGCAGGTCCTCATCGCGGACGACGACGTCGACACCTGGCGTCGAACACAGCCCGACCAGTTCGGGAACCGTGAATGCGGACTGCTCGATCCCGCGCCGGCCGATCACGACGACCTCTTCGATCGCACTGTCGCGCAGCGCTTTCAGTGCATGAGGCGCGATAGACGTGCCCGCCAGCAGGTCGGGGTCCATGGCGAGAATGCGCGCGACGTCGAGGGCGACGTTGCCGTTGCCGATCACGACGGCGCGCCGATGGGACAGGTCGAAGGTCCGGTCCGCGTGATCGGGATGGCCGTTGTACCAGGCGACGAACTGGGTGGCCGACGTGACGCCGGGCAGGTCGATGCCCTCGATGTCGAGGCGTCGGTCCGTCGACGCGCCCACCGCGTAGATCACCGCATGGTGCTCGGTGAGTAGATCGTGGTGGGTGACGTCGGTACCGACTTCCATCCCGAGGCGCATCTCCAGGCGCGGATCGGCGGCGATATGGTCGAACTGGCGTGCCACTCCGCGAGTCCGCTGGTGATCGGGTGCCACCCCGAACCGCGCCAAACCGTATGGCTGGGTGAGCCGTTCGTAGATCCGGACCCGGGCACCAGGGATGGTCAGCACCTCTTCGGCGGCATACATCGCCGCCGGCCCTGATCCGACGATCGCGACTCGCAGATCACCCGCACGCACCTGCAACGGCGGCACCACCGGCGCCAGAATGGGGCGAGGTCGGGGTGTGGCGTAGAAATCGGCGTTCAGTGTGGCGAACACGTCTTCGGCGGCGGTCAGCTTGGTGTGCGGTTTGATCGCGTTCACCGGGCAGGCCGTCACGCACGCACCGCAGTCGACGCATTCGACCGGGTCGACGTACAGCATCTGCGCGGTGTGGAAATCGGGCTCGTCAGGGGTCGGGTGAATGCAGTTGACCGGGCAGGCGTAGACGCAGGAAGCGTCGCTACAACAGGACTGCGTGATGACGTGTGGCATCAGGCCAGCGCAACCGCTTCACGGTCGGGCACGCCGCGGTAGCGGGCGGCCTCGCCGTCGATGCCGCAGCGTTTCCACACCCAGCGGCCGACCCGGTTCATCAGGCCGAGTTCTTCACTGAGCGAACGCATTTCACCGAAGTATCCGGACAGGATCTTGCGTGAATGCGGGCTGCGCCAGAACGCGTCCCTGATCACCTCGCGCGGGATGCCGAACTCCTCGCCGAACGATTTCGGCGGAGCCACGATCTCGTGGGCCAACCAGCGCAGCGTGAGCGGAAATGCGACGCAGGCGAACGCCTTCATCCGCCACGAGCGTTCCGGCATATGAGTTTTGAGGAATTCGTGCGCCCAGGAGATGTGGCGGGCCTCTTCGGCGATGTGGATCTGCATGGTCCGCAGCACTGCGGGCGGGATGTTCGCACCCTCGCGGATCAGCCCCTTCTGGAAGTGGTCGATCGGTTCCTCGCCGGCCAGGATGCCCGCCATGAACGCCGTCGGCGAGTACTGGCCGACCAGGCCGATGTAGGGCGAGAGCCGGCGGAACAGCGGCCGCATGCCGGGCACGTCGACGCCGCTGCGGTTGACCAGCTCCTGGAACATCTGGATGTGGTTGCACTCTTCGGTCATCTCGTGCAACGCGTAACGAAACTCGGGTGAGTTGTTGGGCAGCTTCATGATGAACGCCATCAACCCGCGGATGAGGATGCTCTCGAAGGCTGCGCCGACCTTTACCGAGTTGAGGGTGCGCCAGCGGCCGATCTCGATCTGGCGGGCCAGCGGCTGGGCCTGGTACCACGCGGTGGCGCCCAGCGGATCGACGTTGGGTGAGAGCACCCAGCGGGGATCGTCGAGGTCGATCGCCAATTCGGGGGAGTCCCACTCGATGTCCAGATACGGGTCGAAGCGGCGGCGCACGGAACCCTCGGACAGCGTCTGCAACAGATCCTGGTAGTCCGCGTCCAGCGACACGGCGTCAGGTGAGCTCGAAGCCATGACGACAATTTACCGAGACTTTGTGTCTCGGTAAATACCCGATCGCGGTCAATTACGGGTGGTACGGCACCCCGACCGCGCGGAACACGTATTCGGGACCGACGTCGAATGCCAGCGACGTACGAGGCAGCTGCGCCAGGACGTCAGCCGGGATCGCGGTCTTGTAGTGCAGCGACAACTCACCGCGGCAGCGCCGGTCGATCTGGGCTAGATCGGCCGTCAGGGTGAGCCCGCTCGGGTCGAGCTCGGCATGTACCGCACCGACCTGTGGCGCTGACCAGGGTTGGTCGAGGCTGCGGCCGGCAAGCTTGGGCAAGGTGGACATGGTGGCCAGCGCGCGGTAGTTCGTCATGACCAGTGCACCGGCGTAGCTCGCTACGCTGCCCGTCGATCGCTTACCCGGGATAGATCCGGTGAAACGCCTGGTCACTGGTACATACTCGGCGAGAAAGAGGATGCCTTCGGCTTCCGCCTCGGTTCGCAGACCCTCCGGCAGAGCGCCGATGTGCATCAGCTTTCGCAGGATCAATGCCATATCTCCGACGGTAGCGCGCAACCATGGCAAATCAGTTGGAGCTGGTAGAGATGATCTGATGAATACCCGGGACAGGTGGCTGATCGTGAGTGCGGCCGCTGCCGCCGCCGTGTATGCGGTGCTGTGGATCGGCTACGTGTCGCAGTGGACCTGGCTGGCCGATCTCGACGCCGCCGGGCTGGCCGGCCCCTATCGGTACGGCTCGGTGCATCCCGCCTGGGTAACCGCCTGGGATGTGCTCTGCACGGTGCTGGGGCCCTTCGCATTCCGGTTGTTGGCTGCCGTGTTGATCGCGGTCGCGCTGCTGCGCCGGCAACGGCGGATCGCGCTGTTCCTGTTTTTGACCATCGAGCTCAGCGGCTTGACCACCGAGCTGGCCAAGTTCGTGGTGGACCGTCCGCGTCCGGCCACCGCCATGGTGCACGCGCTGTCGACCTCCTTCCCGTCGGGGCACGCGCTGGGTGTGCTGGTGGCGGTACTGGCCCTGTCGGTCGTGGCCTGGCCGGGGATCCGCCCCTCGTTGCGCCTCTGGTGGGCGTTGGCCGGGGTGTTGATCGTCATCGCGGTCGGGGTGGGGCGCGTCGTGCTCAACGTCCATCACCCGTCGGACGTCGTGGCCGGCTGGGCGTTGGGCTACGTCTGGTTCGTCGCGATCTACCTGTTGTGCCCGCCGTCGCGGACAGCCGCTACGGCAGCGGCCGAAACACCGGTAGCGCCCGGT
The window above is part of the Mycolicibacterium fortuitum subsp. fortuitum genome. Proteins encoded here:
- a CDS encoding AurF N-oxygenase family protein; amino-acid sequence: MASSSPDAVSLDADYQDLLQTLSEGSVRRRFDPYLDIEWDSPELAIDLDDPRWVLSPNVDPLGATAWYQAQPLARQIEIGRWRTLNSVKVGAAFESILIRGLMAFIMKLPNNSPEFRYALHEMTEECNHIQMFQELVNRSGVDVPGMRPLFRRLSPYIGLVGQYSPTAFMAGILAGEEPIDHFQKGLIREGANIPPAVLRTMQIHIAEEARHISWAHEFLKTHMPERSWRMKAFACVAFPLTLRWLAHEIVAPPKSFGEEFGIPREVIRDAFWRSPHSRKILSGYFGEMRSLSEELGLMNRVGRWVWKRCGIDGEAARYRGVPDREAVALA
- a CDS encoding FAD-dependent oxidoreductase, with amino-acid sequence MPHVITQSCCSDASCVYACPVNCIHPTPDEPDFHTAQMLYVDPVECVDCGACVTACPVNAIKPHTKLTAAEDVFATLNADFYATPRPRPILAPVVPPLQVRAGDLRVAIVGSGPAAMYAAEEVLTIPGARVRIYERLTQPYGLARFGVAPDHQRTRGVARQFDHIAADPRLEMRLGMEVGTDVTHHDLLTEHHAVIYAVGASTDRRLDIEGIDLPGVTSATQFVAWYNGHPDHADRTFDLSHRRAVVIGNGNVALDVARILAMDPDLLAGTSIAPHALKALRDSAIEEVVVIGRRGIEQSAFTVPELVGLCSTPGVDVVVRDEDLRTLPESDPRAAILRAAPRSAGNRRIVFEYLLSPTAILGQTAATGVEFVHNELIAAPDGSTRLKSTGRERIIEAGLVLTSIGYRGRPVAGLPFDEATATVPHQDGRVPQTRGAYVTGWIKRGPTGFIGTNKSCAQETVRSLVADYNAGLLA
- a CDS encoding sulfatase family protein, producing MTAPQQQNLLVVHWHDLGRYLGVYGRSDVASPHLDQLAAEGVLFTRAHATAPLCSPSRGSLFTGRYPQSNGLVGLAHHGWEYRAGVRTLPHILAESGWHTALFGMQHETSYPANLGYHEFDVSNSFCEYVVEQATAWLADAPRQPFLLTTGFFETHRPYPRDRYEPADSTSVAVPDYLPDTGEVREDLAEFYGSIAVADAKVGELLDALAAAGLDANTWVVFMTDHGPALPRAKSTLYDAGTGIALIVRPPRGSGVAPRRYDELFSGVDLLPTLLELLGVDIPADIEGLSHASNLTATSTDTDEVRSEVYTTKTYHDSFDPIRAVRTKEYSYIENYAARPLLDLPWDIADSPPGRVLGDTILSPRPDRELYDLVADPTERNNLLGPGATDKAEAIAENLALLLNDWRQKTLDVIPSEFAGTRISERYTHTYLSIHGRPASSRSAIATDRGITDTRQ
- a CDS encoding phosphatase PAP2 family protein, translating into MNTRDRWLIVSAAAAAAVYAVLWIGYVSQWTWLADLDAAGLAGPYRYGSVHPAWVTAWDVLCTVLGPFAFRLLAAVLIAVALLRRQRRIALFLFLTIELSGLTTELAKFVVDRPRPATAMVHALSTSFPSGHALGVLVAVLALSVVAWPGIRPSLRLWWALAGVLIVIAVGVGRVVLNVHHPSDVVAGWALGYVWFVAIYLLCPPSRTAATAAAETPVAPGSAR
- a CDS encoding TetR/AcrR family transcriptional regulator, with translation MPTATDPAAVSGYEARWEQHNTERRAQILQAAVALIEENPPGAEISMVRIADRAGVAKSVVYRQFAGKEELERRVRSFVFDDFAAILDTNLDVSNGSLRDILTRTVAAVADWMLDHPRLDEFVRRGPTFGSDDSLDAVSELKLRMTRQSEGIIANIAQTIGVDDSAFKTVPFAVVTMVEATLSAWIRGAAPERSREEIVTHLADFAWYVLDGAARASGLEINRDDELTSVIAALTNGQASSPAL